One Prodigiosinella aquatilis DNA window includes the following coding sequences:
- the cysD gene encoding sulfate adenylyltransferase subunit CysD — protein sequence MDEKRLTHLRQLEAESIQIIREVAAEFGNPVMLYSIGKDSSVMLHLARKAFYPGTLPFPLLHVDTGWKFRAMYEFRDRTAKAYGCELLIHRNPQGVAMGINPFVHGSAKHTDIMKTEGLKQALDKYGFDAAFGGARRDEEKSRAKERIYSFRDRFHRWDPKNQRPELWHNYNGQINKGESIRVFPLSNWTELDIWQYIYLENIDIVPLYLAAPRPIVSRDGMLLMVDDDRINLQPGEVITQRMVRFRTLGCWPLTGAVESQAQTLPEIIEEMLVSTTSERQGRVIDRDQAGSMELKKRQGYF from the coding sequence ATGGACGAAAAAAGACTCACGCATTTACGGCAGTTAGAAGCAGAAAGCATTCAGATCATCCGTGAAGTGGCGGCTGAATTTGGTAACCCGGTAATGCTCTATTCGATCGGCAAGGATTCATCGGTCATGCTCCATCTGGCGCGTAAGGCATTTTATCCGGGAACACTGCCGTTTCCATTACTGCACGTGGATACTGGTTGGAAATTCCGCGCAATGTACGAATTCCGTGATCGCACGGCCAAAGCCTATGGCTGTGAATTGCTGATACACCGTAATCCACAGGGCGTTGCTATGGGAATTAACCCCTTTGTACACGGCAGTGCCAAACACACCGATATTATGAAAACCGAAGGGTTAAAGCAGGCACTGGATAAATACGGTTTTGATGCCGCCTTTGGTGGCGCACGTCGGGATGAAGAAAAATCGCGTGCCAAGGAACGTATTTATTCGTTTCGTGATCGTTTTCATCGTTGGGATCCTAAAAACCAGCGCCCGGAGCTGTGGCACAATTACAACGGACAGATCAATAAAGGTGAAAGTATCCGTGTGTTCCCGCTGTCTAACTGGACTGAGCTAGATATCTGGCAGTACATCTATCTGGAAAATATCGATATTGTCCCACTCTATCTGGCGGCTCCACGTCCAATTGTGTCACGTGATGGCATGTTACTGATGGTGGATGACGACCGTATCAATCTGCAACCGGGTGAGGTGATTACGCAACGTATGGTGCGTTTCCGTACTCTGGGATGCTGGCCGCTGACGGGAGCGGTGGAGTCGCAAGCACAAACATTGCCGGAAATCATTGAAGAGATGCTGGTCTCTACTACCAGTGAGCGTCAAGGACGGGTGATCGACCGCGATCAAGCCGGGTCAATGGAGCTGAAAAAGCGTCAAGGGTATTTCTGA
- the cysG gene encoding siroheme synthase CysG — MNYLPLFADLRHRPVLVVGGGEVATRKIELLQRAGAEVKVVAKALCEPLSVQQQTGKIAWIAQEFTPLQLDGVFLVIAATDDTELNAVVFDAANRRQLLVNVVDDQPKCSFIFPSLVDRSPLLVAISSGGQAPVLARMLREKLEALLPSSLGQMAQLAGSWRTRIKQRLQSITERRRFWERIFNGRFASLIAAGQLAQAEQELQQQLEQPQSVQGEVALVGAGPGDAGLLTLRGLQLIQQADAVLYDHLVSSDVLELVRRDAERICVGKRASAHLLPQEEINQLLVTLAQQGKRVVRLKGGDPFMFGRGGEELQYVARAGIPFQVVPGITAAAGATAYAGIPLTHRDYAQSVVFITGHCRPDGDVLDWSALACGRQTLAIYMGTVKAAEISHQLITHGREATTPVAVISRGTRRDQQVLIGTLQTLEQLAQQAPTPALLVIGEVVNLHQHIAWFGEHTQTQMATVEHRPVVVNLS, encoded by the coding sequence GTGAACTATCTTCCTTTATTCGCTGATCTCCGGCATCGCCCCGTACTTGTCGTCGGTGGCGGCGAAGTGGCAACGCGTAAAATTGAACTGCTTCAACGTGCTGGCGCCGAAGTAAAAGTGGTGGCTAAGGCATTGTGTGAGCCACTTAGTGTGCAGCAGCAGACGGGAAAGATCGCTTGGATTGCCCAGGAGTTTACGCCATTGCAGTTAGACGGTGTTTTTCTGGTCATCGCGGCGACTGATGATACCGAACTGAACGCGGTGGTATTTGATGCCGCCAATCGGCGTCAGTTGTTGGTTAACGTGGTAGATGATCAGCCAAAATGCTCGTTTATTTTCCCTTCGTTGGTCGACCGTTCTCCTTTGCTGGTAGCGATCTCTTCTGGTGGACAAGCACCGGTGCTGGCACGGATGTTGCGCGAAAAATTGGAAGCGTTATTACCCTCCAGCTTGGGGCAAATGGCTCAATTGGCGGGTAGTTGGCGTACCCGAATCAAACAGCGTTTGCAATCGATAACAGAGCGCAGGCGTTTCTGGGAGCGTATTTTCAACGGACGCTTTGCCAGTTTAATCGCCGCCGGACAATTGGCGCAGGCAGAGCAGGAGCTACAGCAGCAGCTCGAACAGCCTCAGTCAGTACAGGGCGAAGTAGCGTTGGTTGGTGCCGGTCCGGGGGATGCGGGGTTACTCACACTCCGCGGTTTACAATTGATCCAGCAGGCTGATGCGGTGCTGTATGACCATCTGGTCAGTTCGGATGTATTGGAACTGGTACGCCGGGATGCGGAACGCATCTGTGTCGGTAAGCGTGCTAGTGCACATCTGCTACCTCAGGAAGAGATTAATCAACTGCTCGTCACGTTGGCGCAGCAGGGGAAACGTGTCGTGCGTCTGAAAGGTGGCGATCCGTTCATGTTTGGTCGTGGTGGCGAAGAGTTGCAATATGTGGCACGAGCAGGGATTCCATTTCAGGTGGTGCCGGGAATTACGGCGGCAGCGGGAGCAACAGCGTATGCCGGTATTCCGCTGACGCATCGGGATTATGCCCAGAGCGTCGTGTTCATCACCGGTCATTGTCGTCCTGATGGTGATGTTTTGGATTGGTCGGCACTAGCTTGTGGGCGTCAGACTTTGGCGATCTATATGGGAACGGTCAAGGCAGCGGAGATCAGCCATCAGTTGATTACTCACGGACGTGAGGCGACAACGCCCGTGGCGGTGATTAGTCGTGGTACACGACGTGATCAGCAGGTGCTGATCGGCACACTGCAGACATTGGAACAACTGGCGCAGCAAGCTCCGACGCCGGCTTTGCTGGTGATCGGCGAAGTGGTCAATTTACACCAGCATATCGCCTGGTTTGGTGAACATACACAAACGCAGATGGCTACGGTTGAACACCGTCCGGTCGTCGTGAATTTGTCTTAA
- the cysN gene encoding sulfate adenylyltransferase subunit CysN, whose amino-acid sequence MNHVIAKQIAEQGGVEAYLQAQQNKSLLRFLTCGSVDDGKSTLIGRLLHDTRQIYEDQLSTLHSDSKRLGTQGEKLDLALLVDGLQAEREQGITIDVAYRYFSTEKRKFIIADTPGHEQYTRNMATGASTCELAILLIDARKGVLDQTRRHSFIATLLGIRHLVVAVNKMDLVDYQQTVFEQFKQDYLDFAQQLPTDLNITFVPISALDGDNVASPSETMNWYTGPTLLDVLETVNVIPRSLEQPMRFPVQYVNRPNLDFRGYSGTVASGVVRVGNRIKVLPSGVESTISRIVTFDGDLQMAQVGEAITLVLENEIDISRGDLLVDSAENLNTVQSARVDVVWMAEQPLVPGQSYNIKIAGKKTRARVENIQYQVEINTLTQRVTDALPLNGIGLVELTFDEPLALDNYQQNPVTGGMIFIDRLTNVTVGAGLVREVIEQPYQDPDAYSAFELELNALVRRHFPHWGARDLLGGK is encoded by the coding sequence ATGAATCATGTAATAGCAAAACAGATCGCTGAACAGGGCGGTGTCGAGGCTTACCTCCAAGCACAGCAGAATAAAAGTTTGCTGCGTTTTCTGACCTGTGGCAGCGTCGACGATGGCAAAAGTACGCTTATCGGGCGTTTGTTGCACGATACCCGTCAGATTTATGAAGATCAGCTCTCCACACTGCATAGTGACAGCAAGCGGCTTGGCACCCAGGGTGAAAAGCTGGATCTGGCATTACTGGTGGATGGTCTGCAGGCAGAACGTGAGCAGGGTATTACCATTGATGTGGCTTATCGCTATTTCTCTACCGAGAAGCGTAAATTTATTATTGCTGATACGCCGGGCCATGAGCAGTACACGCGTAATATGGCGACAGGCGCTTCTACTTGTGAACTGGCCATTCTGCTGATCGATGCCCGTAAAGGTGTGTTGGATCAGACTAGGCGACATAGCTTTATTGCCACCTTGCTGGGTATTCGCCATCTGGTGGTCGCTGTGAATAAAATGGATTTGGTGGATTACCAGCAAACTGTTTTTGAACAATTCAAACAGGATTATCTGGACTTTGCCCAGCAACTGCCTACCGACTTGAATATTACTTTTGTACCCATTTCTGCACTGGATGGTGACAATGTAGCTTCACCCAGTGAGACGATGAACTGGTACACTGGCCCGACATTGCTGGATGTTCTGGAAACGGTCAACGTGATTCCACGTAGTCTGGAACAACCGATGCGTTTTCCTGTGCAGTATGTCAACCGCCCTAACCTGGATTTCCGTGGTTACTCGGGAACCGTGGCTTCGGGAGTCGTCCGCGTCGGTAATCGTATCAAGGTGTTACCTTCTGGCGTTGAGTCCACCATCAGCCGAATTGTCACCTTTGATGGCGACTTGCAGATGGCGCAAGTGGGAGAAGCCATAACACTGGTACTGGAAAACGAAATTGATATCAGTCGGGGAGACCTGCTGGTGGATAGTGCTGAAAACCTGAATACAGTACAAAGTGCGCGGGTGGATGTGGTCTGGATGGCGGAACAACCGTTAGTGCCGGGCCAAAGTTACAATATCAAGATTGCGGGTAAAAAAACGCGCGCCCGGGTGGAAAATATCCAGTATCAGGTTGAAATCAATACGCTGACGCAGCGTGTGACGGATGCTTTGCCATTGAATGGCATTGGGCTGGTTGAACTGACTTTTGATGAACCGCTGGCATTGGATAATTACCAACAGAATCCTGTTACCGGCGGTATGATTTTTATCGACCGTTTAACCAATGTCACGGTGGGTGCCGGCCTGGTACGTGAAGTGATTGAACAGCCGTATCAGGATCCTGATGCTTATAGTGCGTTTGAGCTGGAGTTGAATGCGTTAGTCCGCCGTCATTTCCCTCATTGGGGTGCGCGTGATCTGTTGGGAGGGAAATAG